From the genome of Pseudomonadota bacterium, one region includes:
- a CDS encoding DUF3795 domain-containing protein, protein MTQIIGCCGLVCSNCPVFLATINDDDNARAETAEFFFKKYGFEFKPEDMNCDGCLSEGGRLIAHCSMCEIRKCCREKGMENCAVCEEQPCGHLSEFHKLSADAKASFEALAKGI, encoded by the coding sequence ATGACACAAATTATTGGCTGCTGTGGCCTTGTTTGTTCAAATTGCCCTGTTTTTTTAGCTACTATAAATGATGATGATAATGCCAGGGCAGAGACGGCTGAATTTTTCTTTAAAAAGTATGGATTTGAATTTAAGCCTGAGGATATGAACTGTGACGGATGCCTTTCCGAAGGCGGAAGGCTTATAGCGCATTGCAGCATGTGTGAAATAAGAAAATGCTGCCGTGAAAAAGGGATGGAAAATTGTGCCGTATGCGAAGAGCAGCCTTGTGGGCACCTTTCTGAATTTCATAAGCTTTCTGCGGATGCAAAAGCAAGCTTTGAAGCGCTTGCTAAAGGGATATGA
- a CDS encoding diacylglycerol kinase family lipid kinase, with protein MHKYLIIINRFSGGGRVRKYESVIFDYFSSRNYVFKVEYTKGSNDALRIAKEYSSSDYNYYVICGGDGTINEVINGLSSYSKVLIVLPFGTVNIFAKEYKISKNINKALHEIFNGEKKQLYIGKSNGKKFILMQSVGIDSYVVKCVNHNLKKLFGRGSYFLMFIKAIFLYKYPLIKIRANNQEYQGTFILVSQSIYYAGFLKITPDAKMDKGLFDICLLKKGGFYYLIKFLLFVILNINHRNKDCIYFCSDNLLVSGPAIYSQSDGEISDELPLDISIYNQKINFLVPNPE; from the coding sequence TCTGGTGGTGGGCGAGTAAGAAAATATGAAAGTGTTATATTTGACTATTTTTCTTCACGCAATTATGTTTTCAAAGTCGAATATACAAAAGGGTCAAATGATGCTTTAAGGATAGCAAAAGAGTATTCTTCTAGCGATTATAATTATTATGTAATATGTGGGGGAGATGGCACAATTAATGAAGTTATTAATGGTCTTTCTTCATATAGTAAAGTATTAATAGTACTTCCTTTTGGTACAGTAAATATATTTGCAAAAGAGTATAAAATATCTAAAAACATAAATAAAGCATTACATGAAATATTTAATGGTGAAAAGAAACAATTATATATCGGAAAGAGTAATGGTAAGAAATTTATATTAATGCAAAGTGTGGGCATAGATAGTTACGTTGTGAAATGTGTAAATCATAACTTGAAAAAGCTGTTTGGCCGTGGTTCATATTTTCTTATGTTTATAAAAGCTATCTTCCTATATAAATATCCTTTAATTAAAATAAGAGCTAATAATCAAGAATACCAGGGAACCTTCATTCTTGTAAGTCAAAGTATTTATTATGCCGGATTTTTAAAAATTACACCTGATGCGAAGATGGATAAAGGGTTGTTTGATATATGTTTATTAAAAAAAGGAGGATTTTATTATCTGATTAAATTTTTACTTTTTGTCATTTTAAACATTAACCATCGCAACAAAGATTGTATATATTTTTGCTCGGATAATTTATTGGTTTCAGGCCCCGCCATTTATTCCCAATCTGATGGTGAAATTTCTGATGAGTTACCTTTAGATATTTCAATTTATAATCAAAAGATAAACTTCTTGGTACCAAACCCTGAATAA